AAGCCCCTGGTCAGCTCGCAGTCTCCCCGTCGGTACCAACCTGCGCCAAACTACAACTACAAGTGGACGGAGGTCCACTACGAGGCTAGCCGCGGAAACTTGGACAAACTGCGAGCGCTTCTCCTTACAATGGGTAAGAGGCTATAGCCAATTAAGCGAGGGTCCTCGGAACGTGTTTCTGTCGACTGTCTGCTGAGCACCGTGTTGTAGGCTCTGTCCTGTTTTCCCCAGCTTCAAAATATCCTGCTATTAACAGCggtgaaaacatttaattttcgAGGTTATCAGCATTTAATTTGATGACTTTCCTTAAGtacattttagttatttggcagacgcttttaatccaaagcgacttacaagtgcataggttcttccacaagttaaagcatcacatccataactaattaaaatacacatgaagtgctgttctaaacatatagtcatcataagtgcaatatatttttttttgggttagacaagagggatagggatatcggaaaagggatcaggagggaggactaaggttcagtttgaaaaggtgtgtttttagtctgcctcgaaatagggggagggattctgctgtcctggcagtggtaggcaagttATTCCACCACTCAGGAACCAGAACGAAAaacaggtgctcgtagtgagggaaccataaggcgaccagagctggcagaccggagtggtctagctggggagtagggagtgaataaggattgtatgtagggtgaggcagtccccttagcagcctgaagtGACCCTACCAAAAGATAAACAtagtcatttttatatttttaataaaagtggTATTGTACACTATCAGGGTACAATGATTgtctttttatttgcattttaaagcattttatttttttctaaactgGAATCCCTTATTTGTCACGGACCCCTATATAAATACTTTCTGGCATCCCCTTCTAATATGAGAGATCCCTTCCTGGGAGATTTTGCGACTAAATTGTTACTTACTTtactttgttatttatttatttatttattttatacttcACTTCCCTTTTAACCAGACCTGTGAAAAGATGCACAAATACAAAACTGATGACAAAATCCAATTCAAGAATTGTTTTCCACTTAAGACACTGTTGCTCTCTTCCTGTGTTCCCCTGCTCCAGATACGGAGCAGATAGACAGGAAGGACTACTACGGGAAGACCCCCCTCTATTGGGCTGCGTAcaagggtcagaggtcatcgGTGGAGCTGCTGCTGACGCACGGCGCCGACGTGAACGCGCGGTGCGATCGCGGGGCCACGCCCCTGCACGCGGCCGTGGGGCTCTTCCCAGACTGCGCCCTCGTCCTCATACAGGTCCCCCGCGCTCCCGCTCTCACCCCCTGTAGCCTAgcgcagcgctactcaactccccGTGCTGCGGGCACCGCGCGCTACaccgcctgatttcactcaGTTTCACTTCACATTATTTAACCttcttggttcagataataagcagATGATAATTAGTGTAATctggtggtgtagcgcacggttgaagcaaacgctggcagacactgtggcccgcaggacgtggagttgagtagcgctggcctagtggctaaggttcataactgggacccagaaggttggtgtagcctcgataagatccgcacagctgttgggctcttgagcaaggcccttaaccccacattgctccagggggggattgtcctctgctcagtctaatctgctgtaaatcgctttggataaaagcatcagctaaataactcattataattattatacacACTGAATGCGACTGCCCTAACctccaacaaccccccccccccccacccccggacATTTTATATCTCTCTCCCCAGCATGGGGCAGACGTAGACCACCCGGACTCCTGGGGTGTCACGCCCATGTACATGGCAGCCTGCAGCGGGCAGATTGAGTGCATCCACCTCCTGGTGCAGGCGGGCGCCAAGATCAACTACAAGAACAAGGTACAGTACGCAGCGCCTCACACAGTGCCAAATCAGTTGAGTCCTTAATCAGTCTCAATTCAGGAGAAATGTTTTGGAATACAGGcttttggaaaataatttgTAGGAAAGCATTTAAGTATTTAAGTCCaacacaattatgtatttgacccagatttGGCATtaaacccctgctgaaaaaaacacttcagaccagctccgtactcaacatggtttgaccagctcaagctatgttgtgaaaccgctggtagctggtaatttcaagctgagCATAGCTGGATTCTACACCAGGGACACTAAGTTCCTTGTGTCCAGGTCTTTGAAAACTCTTCCGGGTGAAGCTAAGACCACCCTGGCTAAGCGCCTCATGTCCCTTCCAGAAGTCGGGGGAAGCCCCGAAGCAGCTGTCGTCCCGGACGGCATTGTTAGCCTGGCTGGAGGGGTTGGTACGTGAGCCGCACTCCCTGAAGCACCACTGCCGGCACGCCATCCGCCACGCCCTGGGCCCCACCCGCATCcctgccctcctctccctccacctcccgctctctctccggGCCTACCTGACCTTCCAGGACCTGTGCATCCCGGACACCGGAGATCGCCCGACCTCGGAGCTGAGTGGCCTGGCTGTCACCTGAGCGACCAAGGGTCATTCTGGGTACTGGTGACCCTCCCCAATTTGGGGCAACCACTCGCTGTGGCTGAAAACGCTCGACTGATTGTGATGCCTTGGCGCCACTTGTTGACGCCGTATTTGTTTCTTCCGCAGTCATTAGAAAGGGATGCAGCAGACCCGTGTCCAGGGTGTCGCATAGGGATAAAAGGGTGACGTTCCTGACTTCACGCTCTCTCTTATCCCCCTCTGCTGACAGCCTTTTGGGGCCCTATGGCTTTTTCATAGTTTTTCAAGGGTTTCAGTTGGTCCGTTTGGTCACACATTTATTCACACTCCACGTGCATAAACACATTCACGCACTTCTCCCATTCATGCAATCACCTTGCGTCCAATCACCATTGTGCcgtgttcatatttttcatttaaataatgaatttattTAAGTGGCACATGAGGAGATTCCTTAGAAGGTTCTGATGCAACAAATTGCTGATTCTTCATTCTTATCGGAAATAGTGGACATAGACAAGTTGAAAGTGCGTAACTTACTGGGAAAGAGACATTTTTACTTGCATTGTCTGTTTATTTTGATTGgatctttcactgtgtttgccTTTGAAACTGCACAGACAATAGACAGCGTGAATGGTAGCTTTTGTAATCGCACGCACAGGGAATGAATCACGCCCCCCGTTTTTAGATATAGTGATGACAGACGGTGTATCTTTCAGAAAGACCAGGATCACCAGGATGACCAGGATGGCCACACGTCCTGTGTCAGAGCGCGCCCATCTTCGCGTGAGCGGAGGGTGATACCGGCTCCTCGTCTGTGTAAAACAGTAACCATGTCATATGCGGTGGAAAGCAGGCTCCGGCTCCAGAGTCTAATGAAGACTCGAGGGGAGCCCCCAATCCCTCGTCCCCGATTGTTTGTCTCACGATTCGCATCGAGGAAAAACAACACACCCAGCCTTTTAAGATGGTGGGAACCTTACGAACATAACTTGCAACTCGTTTAAGACAATCTGGGTCACCAGATAGCACCAGAGCTATTCTTGATACCAAAGCATATGTTGTCATTGTTTATAGTAGCTTCCATCTTGTAGGACAGTGAAGTTCTTGGAAAGCCAGGGTGGGGGATTCTGGTTtgtggaggaggggtggggttggggttgggagGACTCGTTCGGGATGAGGAGCACGTACTCACACAGGCCAGAGTGACGCAAGCGGCACATCAGAAGCATGCTTGCGCGGTCTGCCGTGACAACAGCTGATGCAAGCACAGGCGTGCCggcctctcctgccctctcctctGCGGAGAGCCCTGATTCGCTAACGTCACCGCCCAGAATAACCACGACTGTGTACGGTGAGGAGGGGAGGAACCCAGGGGAGAGTGTGGGTCAACCCCCCTGTCCTGAGACAGCTGAAGAACACTGGGCTGAACGTTTTTCTTTAATAACAATTACAAAGCCTCTCAAAAATCCCAAGCAAAATCCAAAAAGACTCTTTTGCTATCGatttttaaagaaacattttttttttttttactttttctgttttaattttgGTGTGGTCTTTTCCTTTCTGGACCTAGAACCAGATTCCGGTCAAAATTATTTCTAAATTTTTTCTTGTATTTATGGTTCAGTTATTATGTCTTTTGATTGAAAAAATGATCTTCCTCTGTTATGGTATTTTGATATGTAATGCTTTTGGATTATTTGCTTTGTTACTTTGTTTGAGTACATATAGAATGTGCTATTACTTCATTTGGCTTAGTTTGTGTTCTTactggttttaaaaaaaggatattTTTATTCCAATAGCTTTTGGAAACCAataaagacaaacaaacaaactcatCTGAGCTCTGAAGGCGACAGGTCTCTACATGAAATTGGttgcaatatttaaaaaaatatttttctatttgaattttgtttgaaacaaaatgacataaaatacataaaacgtAGCATTACGGTTTAGTCACACAAGGCTTTATTAACTGGATGACaattttcagtgtgtgtttaaatgacaaaatatggGCATACAATGGACATTCTTAACAAACGATATGTGAGTGAAACAAAATCCCATAAAGTATTTTTGGGAATaagatgattattatgattattattatatatatgctttTTCCATTGAGAAGAAAAGTGATTTGTCCATGCCAGCGAGTGTCCTTTGATCACTTTCAAATAAAGTTATATagttttcatatatgttcaaaAATAACATATggattattatttacattttttattaagggtgccaataattctggagcccactgtatatagacacacatatgTAAATAATATGTGAGTTTCTGGAAAAGAAGTGAAGAGTAAATGCTTGATATATGATGGTCATGTCTCACCTGGAAAAGAAACCTGAATTGGGGCAGCatggagcctagtggctaagggtccatgactgagacccggaaggttggtggttcaagccccggtgtagccacgataagatccgcacagctgcttGGCCCTggtcccttaaccctgcattgctccagggggggattgtctcctgcttagtctaatcaactgtaagtcgctttggataaaatgtgcagctaaataaatgtaatgtaatgtaattaaatccTTTGGCTATAAACCAGGTACGTTAACGACTaaaccacactgctgctctggcgACCTTTGAGTGGCATTTACCCGACTGCTCGGGTTTCTCCCGTACCCTCTGATACAGTACCGGGCAACACTGGACCCAGCGCTCTGCCAAGTTCAGAATAGTCCTCTATTTCAGATGCACGTCTGCATTTCAGACCATAAATCACACAAGAGGATTCCTTGAGCTCCCGGGGGCTAGACGTTGTGCAGCTAAAAGACAAACAAAGCGTTGACCGAGCAGACAGTCTCTGCTGGCCTGGCTTCAAATGGAATCGGCAATCTGGAATTTCAGGATGGAGTGGGTTCAGAAAGGTAATTATGACACCTCTAGAGACTTTTTCAAGGCATGAACAGCCGGTACCAACGACTGGTCAGTTATTTGTCATAAGCCTCTGCACATGGGAGGGTAAAACAACACTTATTTTGCTACTCCCTGTGCTTGGATACAGCCCGTAAGGTTGAATGGGTGACACGGCGACTGTCGGGGAACCCATCAGTTAGAGTTAGAGCTGTCTCTACGCTGTCGGAGCCCTCAACACCAATAACATCCGGCAGGGCTTCAATGCCCAATCACTGTCTTCTCTTCACATCTACCTTTGCATACTTTGTAAAGGCACGACCTTGTTTCACATAGAGGTGCCGGTCAGTGGGTGCACAACAGTTTATTTAAGCTGTGGGATCCAGGTACAACCTCCATATTGTTTTTTCCTTCAGTCCTTGCTTCCAGTTGGATACTAATATTTTCCATGACATACATGGGCAACTATACACGCCTACATTTAATATCTGGCGGACAAGTGCGAGGTTGGCGGCATTGCCCTTTAAGGTCACAATGCACAGAAGCCTCTTGAATATTGTTATAACGCGCACTCATATCGATAACGTCTCGAGAGCCCAGGCTCTTAGAAGTAGACTACGACACGCCAGGTAACGGTTTTCAATGTGCTGCTTCACGGCGTGCCACAGACGTGTTAACAGCTACGCGTAAATGATATGCAGTCGACGTGCTTTCTGCGCTCGGAGCGGTGATATTTATACCATTGCTCTCATTCGAAAGCAGCTGTTAAGTGTTCCACTGCTTCCCACGGACTCGTTAGTATTAGGACAGAAAGATTTGCTTAAGAAATGTATCCACTTGCTCCAATTTCACGGCAAGATTTGAGATAAATTACTTACACGTCACCCATTCTGTTTGTCAACAACTAAGAATTGCGCACAGTGGAAAATTCAATCCTCTCCCACATGTGACGTGTAGGTTTCCACCCCTGTGGGATCGCTGGCCATAGTTTAAACGCAACCCAAGCCATCTGTCCGCTCTCTCCGAAATCTCTCCACTGCGATGTAATATCGAACACCGGGGGGGTGGACAGAGGGGGACTTCTGTAGCCAACACGCCACATACACAACCCGCATGCGGCGAGCGAGACGCACCGTGAACACCGCTCACACAGTCGGCCATGTGGCAGAGTCAGCCTGCGGGGTGTCGTGGCCAGGTGTCCGCGAAACAGTAAGTAGCCAGCGAGCGCATGGGCAATGGCGAGCCTACAGAAAGAAGCCGCGGACAGAGTGAGTTGTACGTGGATTCGCGGCACAAGTTCCTGCTGGGCACGAGTGTTGGCtgtcattaataaaaaaaactttagacTTTCGTGCCAATTAAATTCAATCTGCTGTGCTAATACAATCCCCTGGCAGCATAGCTACGGGAAGTATGTGCATGAACAATCTTCTCAAAATTGTTGTATATAGTGGAGAAACGACTGAATATTTCCCCAACTCCAACTCATTTTGCGTCTGCGCTTCCCTGAAAGTGCATGCATCGACAGTGGGCACAATGCCTTTCCGTTTTGAGTGCCCGGTGGTTAATTTCCCCCTGCTTAGTGGCTGTGCCCCAGAGGGTATATCTGGAGTTCATTGCTGCCCTGGTCTCTTGTCACGTTTTGGTTAGTTTCTGCCTACAACAAGCATGGATCGTATCTTGCCCACCGTAGTTAAAAGCAATCCAGGGGCAGTGAACTATATATGGCTattgaaaagggaaaaaaaagatatatatatatatatatatatatatatattcctttTGTTAGACTATAGGTTACTATATGGCATTTATTATTAGTAATTACAATAGGCCAAGTGAGATATATAATTGTTCCTCCTCCGCTTA
Above is a genomic segment from Conger conger chromosome 10, fConCon1.1, whole genome shotgun sequence containing:
- the LOC133138671 gene encoding poly [ADP-ribose] polymerase tankyrase-1-like; this translates as MPRPHVVEAMGFSISSLSRTEMRCVKPLVSSQSPRRYQPAPNYNYKWTEVHYEASRGNLDKLRALLLTMDTEQIDRKDYYGKTPLYWAAYKGQRSSVELLLTHGADVNARCDRGATPLHAAVGLFPDCALVLIQVPRAPALTPCSLAQRYSTPRAAGTARYTA
- the LOC133139392 gene encoding ankyrin repeat domain-containing protein 42-like isoform X2, whose translation is MYMAACSGQIECIHLLVQAGAKINYKNKSGEAPKQLSSRTALLAWLEGLVREPHSLKHHCRHAIRHALGPTRIPALLSLHLPLSLRAYLTFQDLCIPDTGDRPTSELSGLAVT
- the LOC133139392 gene encoding uncharacterized protein LOC133139392 isoform X1; the protein is MYMAACSGQIECIHLLVQAGAKINYKNKKSGEAPKQLSSRTALLAWLEGLVREPHSLKHHCRHAIRHALGPTRIPALLSLHLPLSLRAYLTFQDLCIPDTGDRPTSELSGLAVT